Sequence from the Phragmites australis chromosome 6, lpPhrAust1.1, whole genome shotgun sequence genome:
TGCTGACTCTGAACTCCTTTTATTTTTCAGTGGATACCTGAGCTGAAGCATTACGCACCCGGTGTGCCAATAATTCTCGTGGGGACAAAGCTCGGTAAGAATGATGCAATCCCAAACTTTGAGAATTCCAACCTTCTGTGCCTATAAGGTTCATTCTGTTAGTTTTTGATGGAAGTAGTCATTGGGGTTTCTGGTTAGTCAGAGTCTTATTTCGTGGTTGATTTTTGATAGCGATGCATGAATTTGCCAATTGTTATGACATTGTGTGATGACAGTCTGCACACTATAAAAGCAGGGATGCTACTCGGATTACAAAATATTGTATATATACCTGTATGAATCGACTGTTTAGTTTCTATTATTGTTTTGTTGAAACCAATGCAACTGGTAACTGTCAGTTAGATTATCCTGTTGTGTCCAGTGCATTTATTTCTGCTTCTGGTGCTCTAACAGTGCTTAGGATTCAACTAGTGCCTTACCTTCTAGATGAACCAACATATCACATAATGCTTCAGATCGCCAGCCACGCTGCATCTCACATTTTTCACAATGTACATTGCACTACCAGATCTTCGAGATGACAAGCAGTTCTTTGTGGACCATCCTGGTGCTGTTCCTATCACTACTGCTCAGGTATGGTTATAGGTGTTTTACTTCCTTGTTTACTCTAGGAGTATTACATCCATACTTTGAAATCTTGTGGATTGTTAGACACTCACATGGTTACCTTGCCACTTGTAGGGAGAGGAGCTAAGAAAGCAAATAGGCGCTCCATACTACATTGAATGCAGCTCAAAGACCCAACTAGTATTGCTATCTGCTCAGTCGTCTGCGAAACATGCAATATCATGGGAGATACTAACGGATTTTTTTCTGCCCACTTGATTTTCAGAACGTAAAGGGTGTCTTCGATGCTGCGATAAAGGTGGTACTGCAGCCACCCaaggcaaagaagaagaaaaaggcgcAGAGGGGAGCTTGCTCCATTTTGTGATCTAATCGTCTGTAGACAAAGAACAAGGGCGAACAAGGGCGAAGGTGGTACTGGCAGCTGCAGCAAGTTCTCTTTGTCGAGGCATTGAGCGATCCATTTGTTATATTTTCTTCTTCCTGCCTTGTGATTATCTCATGTGACTGACAAATCGTGGCAATTAGGTAACTTGCTTAGAAGGTATTTCccgtgtttgagaaaaaaaatatcttgtTATCTCTGTTCCATAAGTAGACATGATGTAATCGTACTAAGTTTATTTTTACTTATTTCACTTAAATGGAAAATTACGCTTCCCTTTATATGCTCATGCTTGTATGCGATGCAGCATTTTTGTGTGGCAATTGGAGCATCTAGTGTTTTGACTTGCTCATTTGGATACAACAATGATTCTAGGGTTGACAGCCATTTGGGGTTTACAGCTTGCACTAGAAATATGATATGGTACCATTATCTATCATATGATATCTGAAGGAACATAATCTTTAAGAAATGTATAATCTTGCCATGTGGGTAACAGCTATAGTCGGTGAATATGTGGTGCACACGTCCAGGTTTCGAATATGTGCATTCTTCTTGGTTGGTTGCCACTGACCAGAACCGGGCCATCATTGTGATTTCAAGATAaacttgctgctgctgcagcagacTGCGACTCAGTTAGTAAACAATTAATTCGTATTATAGAAAAACAAGTGTGGAACGCCACGTTGTGCGTGTCAAAATTCGCATTTGTTGGGGAAAAGAGCTGAATGCTTCAAAATTTCTcctacccaaaaaaaaaaaaactagacaaaaTGCGCAATCAGGTCCAGAAGCTATACACGAAGCAGGAAAGAGAAGAATTTCCGTTGCCGTGACTCGGAGCTGCAACAGAAGGGTAATTTGAGGTTTGAGCTTTTTACACAAACCATCCTATTCCTGGACCAGCAAACGGCGCTAATAATTGAACTCCACCAAAAGCTCAAGAAAAGATCGACTCTTTCTGACCGTTCAATCGGCGATCCGCGAATCAGGTGCTTGATCGTTGCGACGATGTTTGGAACAAGTCGTTTGGCACCCAACTCCAGCTAAACTGACTAGACAAGTAGACGCCAAACTGAATTCACAACGATGACTTGTGATTCCTTGCAAAGTCTGAACTTTATACTCGACTCAAACGCAAAAGGGCCATCAAAATTTCATATTCTTAGTTATCCTTCATCAAGAGGACATGAATGCACTCATCATCAAATCTCAACTCTAGCCCTGGTTTAAGCAAGACTGTTAACAATTCATGGTTATTTATGTCTGCTGTTCAGTGTGATGTTGGCTCCCCTGCTCTCACGCTGCGTCAGCTAGCCCATGGCATACTTCTGCGTCCAGCTCCGCGCGGTGGACTCATACCTCAGCCGGTCAGTCTTGCACATGTGCGCGATCTCCGGCACCAGCGGATCGTCCGGGT
This genomic interval carries:
- the LOC133922809 gene encoding rac-like GTP-binding protein 6, with product MSASRFIKCVTVGDGAVGKTCMLISYTSNTFPTDYVPTVFDNFSANVVVDGNTVNLGLWDTAGQEDYNRLRPLSYRGADVFLLAFSLISKASYENVSKKWIPELKHYAPGVPIILVGTKLDLRDDKQFFVDHPGAVPITTAQGEELRKQIGAPYYIECSSKTQLNVKGVFDAAIKVVLQPPKAKKKKKAQRGACSIL